A portion of the Burkholderia sp. GAS332 genome contains these proteins:
- a CDS encoding solute:Na+ symporter, SSS family, whose protein sequence is MSALVIIAAITLFALYLGVRARRGHDMSLEQWAVGGRSFGTAFVFLLMAGEIYTTFTFLGGSGFAYGKGAPVYYILAYGTLAYILSYWMLPPIWRYAKNHHLVSQPHFFARKYDSPALGTLVALVGVAALIPYLVLQLKGLGIIVATASYGAISSTAAIWIGAAVVTAYVTVSGVRGSAWNSVVKDTLILAIVLFLGIYLPLHYYGGFGNMFRAIDAARPGFLTFPAKGSSVIWFQSTVLLTALGFFMWPHSFGSIFTAKDERIFRRNAMVLPLYQLILLFVFFVGFAATLKVPGLKGGDIDLSLFRLSLQTFDPWFVGVIGGAGILTALVPGSMILTSASTLLANDVYRGMVNRKASDATVANLARFLVPVVALVAIGFTLHGGETIVALLLMGYSFVTQLFPAVICSLLPRNRATKYGAFCGILSGVAVVTLTTTLHLSVAQLMPFLPDALKDINIGFLALAVNIIVFAVVSAVTQPRSAGQTHAPVH, encoded by the coding sequence ATGAGCGCACTCGTCATCATTGCGGCTATCACGCTGTTTGCGCTGTACCTGGGCGTGCGCGCGCGGCGCGGCCACGACATGAGTCTCGAGCAATGGGCCGTGGGCGGGCGCAGTTTCGGCACCGCGTTCGTGTTCCTGCTGATGGCGGGCGAAATCTACACGACCTTCACCTTCCTCGGCGGCAGCGGCTTTGCTTACGGCAAGGGCGCGCCGGTCTACTACATTCTTGCCTACGGCACGCTGGCGTACATCCTCTCGTACTGGATGCTGCCGCCAATCTGGCGTTACGCCAAGAATCACCACCTCGTCTCGCAGCCGCACTTCTTCGCGCGCAAGTACGACAGCCCGGCGCTTGGCACGTTGGTCGCGCTGGTTGGCGTGGCCGCGCTGATTCCGTATCTCGTGCTGCAACTCAAAGGCCTCGGCATTATCGTGGCGACTGCCTCGTATGGTGCGATTTCTTCGACTGCAGCCATCTGGATTGGCGCCGCGGTGGTGACGGCTTATGTGACCGTCTCCGGCGTGCGCGGCTCGGCTTGGAATTCGGTGGTGAAGGATACGTTGATTCTGGCGATTGTGCTGTTTCTCGGGATCTATTTGCCGTTGCACTATTACGGTGGCTTCGGCAATATGTTTCGCGCGATCGACGCCGCGCGCCCGGGCTTCCTGACCTTCCCGGCCAAGGGGTCGAGTGTGATCTGGTTTCAGTCGACCGTGCTGCTGACCGCGCTGGGTTTCTTTATGTGGCCGCATTCGTTCGGTTCTATTTTCACGGCGAAGGACGAGCGGATTTTTCGGCGTAATGCGATGGTGTTGCCGTTGTATCAGTTGATTTTGCTGTTTGTGTTCTTTGTGGGGTTTGCGGCGACGTTGAAGGTGCCGGGGTTGAAGGGGGGCGATATTGACCTGTCGCTGTTCCGGTTGTCGCTGCAGACTTTTGATCCGTGGTTCGTTGGGGTGATCGGCGGGGCCGGGATTCTCACTGCCCTGGTGCCGGGCTCGATGATTCTGACGTCGGCGTCCACGCTGCTTGCTAATGATGTGTATCGCGGGATGGTGAATCGGAAGGCGTCGGATGCGACGGTGGCCAACCTCGCGCGGTTTCTGGTGCCGGTTGTGGCGTTGGTGGCCATCGGCTTTACGCTGCACGGCGGCGAGACGATTGTGGCGTTGCTGCTGATGGGGTATAGCTTTGTGACTCAGCTGTTTCCTGCAGTGATCTGTAGTTTGCTGCCGCGTAACCGGGCGACCAAGTATGGGGCGTTTTGCGGGATTCTTTCGGGCGTTGCGGTGGTAACCCTGACGACCACACTGCATCTGAGTGTTGCGCAGTTGATGCCGTTTTTGCCTGACGCGTTGAAGGATATTAATATCGGTTTCCTGGCGCTGGCTGTGAATATTATTGTTTTTGCCGTGGTGAGCGCGGTGACGCAGCCGCGGTCGGCCGGGCAGACTCACGCGCCAGTGCATTAA
- a CDS encoding multiple antibiotic resistance protein, whose translation MVESLISDILFGFTGLISIINPIGMAFVFLDRTASLTTEDRTALAKKIAFNVMCVLLVAFFVGTPILHFFGISMEALRIGGGLAVAVGGWQMLNAPDTQPADQPAVKRVDSDNAMSKAFFPLTIPLTTGPGSIATAIALNANRTHKLSAFVLSSIASVVISILVAFTVYLIYSKAVVFAKYLGVDGTKVAMRVSSFLLLCIGVQIILTGFSEFLIPIAQMQPVVK comes from the coding sequence ATGGTCGAAAGTCTGATCTCGGATATTCTGTTTGGCTTCACCGGGCTGATCAGCATCATCAACCCAATCGGCATGGCATTCGTCTTTCTCGACCGGACCGCATCGCTCACCACCGAAGACCGCACCGCACTTGCCAAGAAAATCGCCTTCAACGTCATGTGCGTGTTGCTCGTCGCGTTCTTTGTCGGCACCCCGATTCTTCATTTCTTCGGCATCTCCATGGAGGCACTGCGTATCGGCGGGGGCCTCGCGGTCGCCGTCGGCGGCTGGCAGATGCTCAACGCGCCCGACACGCAACCGGCCGACCAGCCTGCGGTCAAGCGTGTGGATTCGGATAACGCCATGTCGAAGGCGTTCTTCCCCCTGACGATTCCGCTCACCACCGGGCCGGGTTCGATCGCCACCGCGATCGCGCTGAACGCGAACCGCACGCATAAGCTCTCGGCGTTCGTGCTGTCGAGCATCGCGTCGGTGGTGATCTCGATCCTGGTGGCCTTCACCGTCTACCTGATTTATAGCAAGGCGGTGGTGTTCGCGAAGTATCTCGGCGTGGACGGCACCAAGGTCGCGATGCGCGTCTCGTCGTTTTTGCTGCTGTGCATTGGCGTGCAGATTATCCTGACCGGGTTTTCGGAGTTCCTGATACCGATCGCCCAGATGCAACCCGTGGTCAAATAG
- a CDS encoding glutamine amidotransferase, which translates to MCRWLAYTGNPLQLETVLFNAKHSLIDQSLHSTLGHTTTNGDGFGIGWYGHPTDIPFRYRCIQPAWSDRNLREAARAIRAPLFVAHIRAATGTPSQETNCHPFRYGRWLFMHNGLVRNFPLVRRELMLAIDPELFPSVEGSTDSEVLFFLALTFGLELAPVTALERMVGFVEDIGRKHDINEPLNMTVCATDGEQIIAVRYSSERQSRSLFHSTSFRHLHELYPDDPRITAVGDDAFLVLSEPLSDLPGWWEEIPESTAMVARGGEIDQYPFEPKLVEAKVA; encoded by the coding sequence ATGTGCCGCTGGCTCGCTTATACCGGCAACCCGCTTCAACTCGAAACGGTGCTGTTCAACGCCAAACACTCGCTGATCGACCAGAGCCTGCATTCGACGCTCGGCCACACCACCACGAACGGCGACGGGTTCGGCATCGGCTGGTACGGTCACCCCACCGACATCCCGTTTCGCTACCGCTGCATCCAGCCCGCATGGAGCGACCGCAATCTGCGCGAGGCCGCGCGGGCGATCCGCGCGCCGCTGTTCGTCGCGCACATCCGTGCGGCCACCGGCACGCCGTCACAGGAAACCAACTGTCATCCGTTCCGTTACGGCCGCTGGCTCTTTATGCACAACGGGCTGGTGCGTAACTTTCCGTTGGTACGCCGCGAACTGATGCTGGCGATCGACCCCGAGTTGTTTCCGTCGGTCGAAGGCTCGACCGATTCCGAGGTGCTGTTTTTTCTGGCGCTGACCTTCGGTCTCGAACTGGCGCCGGTCACCGCGCTCGAGCGGATGGTGGGTTTTGTCGAGGACATCGGGCGCAAGCACGATATCAATGAGCCGCTGAACATGACCGTTTGCGCAACCGACGGCGAGCAGATCATCGCGGTTCGCTATTCGAGCGAAAGACAATCGCGGTCGCTCTTTCACAGCACCTCGTTCCGGCATCTGCACGAGTTGTATCCGGACGATCCGCGCATCACGGCGGTGGGCGATGACGCCTTCCTGGTGTTGTCGGAACCGCTCTCGGATTTGCCGGGCTGGTGGGAGGAGATTCCCGAGAGCACGGCCATGGTCGCGCGGGGCGGCGAGATCGATCAGTATCCGTTCGAACCCAAACTGGTCGAAGCCAAAGTCGCGTAG
- a CDS encoding Cobalamin biosynthesis protein CobT — translation MSAMHATRDTQGFAFESTLSKVARVLTGQYGVTVAFSPDGPRVEPGRIVIPDYESSGGVERDVLIGYLDLLVARAKHSSLAQMDALPRGVAANLAQVIEDRRVASRLLDAYPGARWFIGKLRAHAAEQARQRWPKLHWRDRLVWLVERALWDEKPTLTEASHSLLAALHAAQDLLDEARSSSSTAHSIAAAQALVARVRALSAGDVNSMVFTADPVEDIDTETAKSSSAPLNDDDTARPDQDNAASPPSDKSGGAQAENAVGMGQSLADAQQPSARSEGVAGAASDAARMQLSIPLATEFDEITDLTGHGDSATWRELRAQARADTAPLKEKLERALSADERTRWRREQERGEIDRTALARLATSPGYRTPFRTQRVAKGRDVAVTLLIDRSGSMAGRKIELARLCATALCDALTQLSFDCEVLGYCSLESAPMKQLYERQRAAGADMRRYNRFVERLDLKVYKRFGATDLSGIARIDCGHENPDGEALAWAATRLADHQAERRILIVFSDGYPSTGDGNPQVLRSDLRERVAAIQKRGIELLGIGVLTDAVEDFYPHNVVVSRLAELPSTVFSVLSSMLLTR, via the coding sequence ATGAGCGCAATGCATGCAACGCGCGACACGCAAGGCTTCGCGTTTGAATCGACGCTCAGCAAGGTGGCGCGCGTGCTCACCGGCCAATACGGCGTGACCGTCGCGTTCAGTCCGGATGGGCCGCGTGTCGAACCTGGCCGCATCGTGATTCCCGACTATGAATCAAGTGGCGGCGTCGAGCGCGACGTGCTGATCGGGTATCTGGATCTGCTGGTGGCGCGCGCCAAGCATTCATCGCTCGCGCAGATGGACGCGCTGCCTCGCGGCGTTGCGGCGAATCTCGCGCAGGTGATCGAGGACCGCCGCGTCGCTTCGCGACTGCTCGACGCGTATCCGGGCGCGCGCTGGTTCATCGGCAAGCTGCGTGCGCATGCCGCCGAGCAGGCACGGCAGCGCTGGCCGAAGCTGCATTGGCGCGACCGTTTGGTCTGGCTGGTGGAGCGCGCGCTGTGGGACGAAAAACCGACCCTGACCGAAGCGAGCCATTCACTACTGGCCGCGCTACACGCCGCGCAGGATCTGCTGGACGAGGCGCGAAGCAGCAGTTCGACGGCGCATAGCATCGCGGCAGCGCAAGCCCTGGTGGCGCGCGTACGGGCTTTGTCGGCGGGCGATGTCAACAGCATGGTGTTCACCGCGGACCCGGTTGAAGACATTGACACGGAAACCGCAAAATCGTCGTCCGCGCCGCTCAACGATGACGACACCGCGCGGCCCGACCAGGACAACGCGGCCTCGCCTCCGTCCGACAAAAGCGGTGGCGCGCAAGCGGAAAATGCGGTCGGCATGGGACAATCGCTGGCCGATGCGCAGCAGCCATCGGCACGTTCCGAAGGCGTTGCCGGTGCAGCATCAGACGCCGCTCGCATGCAGTTGTCGATTCCGCTCGCCACCGAATTCGATGAAATCACCGACCTCACCGGTCATGGCGACAGCGCAACATGGCGCGAGCTTCGCGCGCAGGCCCGTGCGGATACCGCACCACTCAAGGAGAAACTCGAACGCGCGCTGAGTGCCGACGAACGCACCCGTTGGCGCCGCGAACAGGAACGCGGCGAGATCGACCGCACCGCGCTAGCCCGGCTGGCAACCTCACCCGGTTACCGCACGCCGTTTCGCACGCAACGGGTGGCTAAAGGGCGCGACGTCGCCGTGACCTTGCTGATCGATCGCAGCGGGTCGATGGCCGGGCGCAAGATTGAGCTCGCGCGCCTGTGCGCGACCGCGCTGTGCGATGCATTGACACAATTGTCGTTCGACTGCGAAGTGCTGGGCTACTGCTCGCTCGAGTCCGCGCCGATGAAGCAGCTCTATGAGCGGCAACGGGCGGCCGGCGCGGATATGCGGCGCTATAACCGCTTTGTCGAGCGGCTCGATCTGAAAGTCTACAAACGCTTTGGCGCGACGGATCTGAGCGGCATCGCCAGGATCGATTGCGGCCACGAGAATCCGGACGGCGAGGCGCTGGCCTGGGCCGCGACGCGGCTGGCCGATCATCAAGCAGAGCGACGCATCCTGATCGTGTTCTCCGACGGCTATCCGTCAACCGGCGACGGCAACCCGCAGGTATTGCGCAGCGATCTGCGCGAGCGCGTCGCGGCGATCCAGAAACGCGGCATCGAACTGCTGGGGATCGGTGTGCTGACCGATGCCGTCGAGGATTTTTATCCGCACAACGTGGTGGTGAGCCGGCTGGCCGAATTACCCTCGACGGTGTTCTCGGTGTTGAGTTCGATGCTGCTGACGCGCTAG
- a CDS encoding cobaltochelatase CobS, which produces MNAPELTEDENLGLYQRATENGAEWWRVSVADRPENYRLEHGVDDGNGSGSVDMDLVVDAENLRAKLKKWRREGFAIDTPDASDDAGAAERVAFMPELQRVAALASAAKRHPQVEGTGETVRIGHVDVPCGLHNPLVPRVNPAYLFSERFNDIVEDIVENRRVMLIGHTGAGKTSLIEQVAARSHHGVLRSNMNGQTTVGDFVGFWTVKGGETIWVDGVLPTAMREGIWLIVDEIDFAEPSILAALTAVLEPHGRLVLKEKGNEIVAPHPAFRLFATANAVGAMSQFRHLYQGANLMNEAFLDRWRVYMLDYLTPAEEADVLMRTLAPHMTRALATTLAAIAADCRAAFAREDLSSAFSTRRLLDWAELMLRTGDPERAAGPAIYAKVSPEDAALIRGIVRHHIAPAA; this is translated from the coding sequence ATGAACGCGCCTGAACTGACTGAAGACGAAAACCTGGGCCTTTACCAACGCGCGACCGAAAACGGTGCGGAATGGTGGCGCGTCAGCGTGGCGGACCGGCCGGAAAACTATCGGCTGGAGCATGGGGTCGATGACGGCAACGGTAGCGGATCGGTCGATATGGATCTGGTGGTCGACGCGGAAAACCTGCGCGCGAAGCTGAAGAAGTGGCGCCGCGAGGGCTTTGCGATCGATACGCCCGACGCCTCGGACGACGCGGGCGCAGCAGAACGGGTGGCCTTCATGCCGGAGTTGCAGCGCGTTGCGGCGCTGGCCTCGGCGGCGAAGCGCCATCCGCAGGTCGAGGGCACGGGCGAAACTGTGCGCATTGGTCATGTCGACGTGCCGTGCGGCCTGCATAATCCACTCGTGCCGCGCGTCAATCCGGCCTATCTGTTCTCCGAGCGCTTTAACGACATTGTCGAAGATATCGTGGAGAACCGGCGCGTGATGCTGATCGGCCACACCGGCGCCGGCAAGACCAGCCTGATCGAACAGGTCGCCGCGCGCTCGCATCACGGCGTGTTGCGCTCGAATATGAATGGGCAAACCACCGTCGGCGATTTTGTCGGTTTCTGGACGGTCAAGGGCGGCGAGACGATCTGGGTGGACGGCGTGCTGCCCACGGCGATGCGCGAAGGCATCTGGCTGATCGTCGACGAAATCGATTTCGCCGAACCGTCGATTCTCGCCGCCCTCACCGCCGTGCTCGAACCGCACGGCCGCCTCGTGCTGAAAGAGAAAGGCAATGAGATCGTCGCGCCGCATCCCGCGTTCCGGCTGTTCGCTACCGCCAATGCGGTGGGTGCGATGAGCCAGTTCCGCCATCTGTATCAGGGCGCGAATCTGATGAACGAGGCGTTTCTCGATCGCTGGCGCGTCTACATGCTGGACTACCTGACGCCCGCCGAAGAAGCCGACGTGCTGATGCGCACCCTCGCCCCGCATATGACTCGCGCGCTCGCCACCACCCTCGCCGCGATTGCCGCCGACTGCCGCGCGGCATTCGCTCGCGAAGACCTGTCGAGCGCGTTCTCCACGCGGCGCCTGCTCGACTGGGCCGAGCTGATGCTGCGCACCGGCGACCCCGAACGCGCCGCCGGTCCTGCAATCTACGCAAAGGTCAGCCCCGAAGACGCGGCGCTGATTCGCGGTATCGTTCGCCACCACATCGCGCCGGCCGCCTGA
- a CDS encoding Outer membrane protein (porin), with protein sequence MRLHTKLIAALAVASPLAYGQTSVTLYGRLDGGVEYLNHINNGAGGSSSRWSAEGGDWGTSMLGLKGNEDLGGGLNAIFNLETGLQIMNGTTSGGLLWSRRAFVGLKDDQWGTLQAGRNLFIDSDGVWAFDPFVQQAFSSASLVRGRNWQQTSNNVEYHSPVLWGFDVQGQYALGNQAGAFNSGAAGQFGRSDGIMLSYHSTLFDLRGIYDELRDSNGRFSNIFQASREYFAGANVHFDAWKIQGAYTHYAAPDTPVGVADSADHYWLGATYNVQSRWAVTAGGYYIKVGDGGGDAAHDPSGHAMMYVLGTTYNLSKRTFVYGTVGYVRNGSNSNFSLEASPRDATNNTSPLAGESQTGAYVGMMHQF encoded by the coding sequence ATGAGACTACATACAAAATTAATAGCTGCCCTGGCGGTGGCAAGTCCCTTGGCATACGGTCAAACCAGCGTGACTTTATATGGCCGTCTCGACGGCGGCGTGGAATATCTGAATCACATCAACAATGGCGCGGGCGGCAGTTCGAGCCGTTGGAGTGCTGAAGGCGGCGATTGGGGCACCAGCATGCTGGGCCTGAAGGGCAATGAAGATCTGGGTGGCGGGCTGAATGCGATCTTCAACCTGGAAACCGGTTTGCAGATCATGAACGGCACCACCAGCGGCGGACTGTTGTGGTCGCGGCGCGCGTTCGTCGGTCTGAAGGACGATCAGTGGGGCACGCTGCAAGCTGGGCGCAATCTGTTCATCGATAGCGACGGGGTGTGGGCATTCGACCCGTTCGTGCAGCAGGCATTCTCGTCGGCGTCGCTCGTGCGCGGGCGCAACTGGCAGCAGACCAGCAACAACGTCGAGTATCACAGCCCGGTGTTGTGGGGCTTCGACGTCCAGGGGCAATATGCCCTCGGTAATCAGGCGGGCGCGTTCAACAGTGGTGCGGCGGGGCAGTTTGGCCGCTCCGACGGCATCATGCTCTCGTATCACTCGACGCTCTTCGACTTGCGCGGTATCTACGATGAATTGCGCGACAGCAACGGCCGCTTCAGCAACATCTTCCAGGCCTCGCGCGAGTATTTCGCCGGTGCGAATGTGCATTTCGACGCGTGGAAGATCCAGGGCGCCTATACGCATTACGCGGCGCCGGACACGCCGGTGGGCGTGGCCGACAGCGCCGATCACTACTGGCTCGGCGCCACGTACAACGTGCAGTCGCGCTGGGCGGTGACGGCGGGCGGTTACTACATCAAGGTTGGCGACGGCGGCGGCGATGCCGCGCACGACCCGTCCGGTCACGCGATGATGTACGTGCTCGGCACGACCTACAACCTCTCGAAGCGCACCTTCGTGTACGGCACGGTGGGCTATGTGCGCAACGGCAGCAACTCGAATTTCTCGCTTGAAGCGTCGCCGCGTGACGCCACCAACAACACGAGTCCGCTCGCGGGCGAATCGCAAACCGGCGCGTATGTCGGGATGATGCATCAGTTTTAA
- a CDS encoding Membrane bound FAD containing D-sorbitol dehydrogenase (manually curated), whose product MTPQDSHGELAASDEPSTMTRRRWLQGALALTAAGLTGSLTLKALADDSAAAPIDAFMTLSQSLTARSSLDRDVGTRLLTALQKSTPDLAQQLPKLAGALAAGSADAAQQALALKIMEAWYLGTVDNAVITYEQALMYDVVADTLIIRSYCPNKPGFWAAKPIERQV is encoded by the coding sequence TTGACTCCACAAGACTCTCACGGCGAGCTCGCCGCGAGCGATGAGCCGTCCACGATGACGCGCCGCCGCTGGCTGCAAGGCGCGCTCGCGTTGACGGCAGCCGGCCTGACCGGCTCGCTCACGCTCAAGGCGCTGGCCGACGACTCGGCTGCCGCGCCCATTGACGCCTTCATGACGCTGTCGCAATCGTTGACGGCGAGATCCAGTCTCGATCGCGACGTGGGCACGCGCCTGCTAACCGCGTTGCAGAAGTCCACGCCCGATCTCGCGCAGCAGTTGCCGAAGCTCGCCGGCGCGCTCGCCGCCGGTTCCGCCGATGCCGCGCAACAGGCGCTCGCGCTGAAGATCATGGAAGCCTGGTATCTCGGCACGGTGGACAACGCGGTGATCACGTATGAACAGGCGCTGATGTACGACGTGGTCGCCGACACGCTGATCATCCGTTCGTACTGCCCCAACAAGCCCGGTTTCTGGGCCGCCAAACCCATCGAAAGGCAAGTTTAA
- a CDS encoding Choline dehydrogenase, with the protein MADTQQADIVVVGSGVAGAIVAHQMALAGKSVILLEAGPRMPRWEIVERFRNQFDKSDNSAPYPSSAWAPHPEYGPPNNYLILKGEHKFNSQYIRAVGGTTWHWAASAWRFMPNDFRMKTTYGVGRDWPMAYEELEPYYQRAEEELGVWGPTDEELGSPRSQPYPMAPLPLSYNEQTIKSKLNAFDSGYHVVTEPVARNSRPYDGRPTCCGNNNCMPICPIGAMYNGIVHVEKAEQAGAKLIVNAVVYKLEVGADKRITAALYKDPQGNEHRVEGKYFVLAANGIETPKIMLMSTSHDFPNGVGNSSDMVGRNLMDHPGTGVTFYADEKLWPGRGPQEMTSLIGFRDGAFRANEAAKKIHLSNLSRIDQETQKIFKQGKLIKPAELDAQIRDRSARFVEFDCFHEILPQPQNRIVPSKTEVDSIGIPRPEITYAIDDYVKRGAVHTKEVYANAAKVLGGTEIEYQDEFAPNNHITGATIMGSDPRDSVVDKHCRTFDHPNLFISSSATMPTVGTVNVTLTIAALALRMSDQLKKEV; encoded by the coding sequence ATGGCTGACACACAACAAGCCGATATCGTCGTCGTCGGGTCGGGCGTCGCGGGCGCGATCGTCGCGCATCAAATGGCGCTCGCGGGCAAGTCCGTGATCCTGCTCGAAGCCGGGCCGCGCATGCCGCGCTGGGAGATCGTCGAGCGCTTTCGCAATCAGTTCGACAAGTCGGATAACTCGGCGCCGTATCCGTCGAGCGCATGGGCGCCGCATCCGGAATACGGTCCGCCGAACAACTATCTGATTCTGAAGGGTGAGCACAAATTCAACTCGCAGTACATCCGCGCGGTGGGCGGCACGACGTGGCACTGGGCCGCGTCCGCATGGCGCTTCATGCCGAACGATTTCCGTATGAAGACCACCTATGGCGTGGGCCGCGACTGGCCGATGGCGTACGAAGAGCTGGAGCCGTATTACCAGCGTGCCGAAGAAGAACTCGGCGTGTGGGGCCCCACGGACGAAGAACTCGGCTCGCCACGCAGCCAGCCGTATCCGATGGCGCCGCTGCCGCTGTCGTACAACGAGCAGACCATCAAGAGCAAGCTCAACGCATTCGACTCGGGTTATCACGTCGTGACTGAACCGGTCGCGCGTAACAGCCGTCCGTACGACGGCCGCCCAACGTGTTGCGGCAACAACAACTGCATGCCGATCTGCCCGATCGGCGCGATGTACAACGGCATCGTGCACGTCGAAAAAGCGGAGCAGGCCGGCGCGAAGTTGATCGTCAACGCGGTCGTCTACAAGCTCGAAGTGGGTGCGGACAAGCGCATCACCGCCGCGCTGTATAAAGATCCGCAGGGCAACGAGCATCGGGTGGAAGGCAAGTACTTCGTGCTCGCCGCGAACGGTATCGAAACGCCGAAGATCATGCTGATGTCCACCAGCCACGACTTCCCGAACGGGGTGGGCAATAGCTCCGACATGGTGGGCCGCAACCTGATGGACCACCCGGGCACGGGCGTCACGTTCTACGCGGACGAAAAACTCTGGCCCGGCCGCGGTCCGCAGGAAATGACCTCGCTGATCGGCTTTCGCGACGGCGCGTTCCGTGCGAACGAGGCCGCCAAGAAGATCCACTTGTCGAATCTGTCGCGCATCGATCAGGAAACGCAGAAGATTTTCAAACAGGGCAAGCTGATCAAGCCGGCCGAACTGGACGCGCAGATTCGCGACCGTTCGGCGCGTTTTGTCGAATTCGACTGCTTCCACGAAATCCTGCCGCAGCCGCAAAACCGCATCGTGCCGAGCAAGACGGAAGTCGATTCGATCGGCATTCCGCGCCCGGAGATTACCTATGCGATCGACGATTACGTGAAGCGCGGCGCAGTTCATACGAAAGAGGTCTACGCGAACGCGGCGAAAGTGCTGGGCGGCACGGAGATCGAATATCAGGACGAGTTCGCGCCGAACAACCACATCACGGGTGCGACGATCATGGGCAGCGACCCGCGCGATTCGGTGGTCGACAAGCATTGCCGGACCTTCGATCACCCGAACCTGTTCATCTCGAGCAGCGCGACGATGCCGACCGTCGGCACCGTCAACGTGACGCTGACGATTGCCGCACTGGCGCTGCGCATGTCCGACCAGTTGAAGAAGGAAGTTTGA
- a CDS encoding Cytochrome c, mono-and diheme variants encodes MLKKTSFWLLAGALTWPVLAQADDSVSPVSSNDTALIKRGEYLATAGDCMACHSTVKGKPFAGGLPLKVPMLGTIYSSNITPDPQTGIGTWTLADFDRAVRKGVSKDGHNLYPAMPYVSYAKVSDDDVKALYAYFRFGVAPVNEATRASDIPWPLNMRWPLTVWNWVFLKNGPYEAKPSQSVAWNRGAYLVQGLAHCSTCHTPRGFAMQEKALDETGSGFLGGSVLAGWDGYNITSSVNSGIGGWSHAQLVQYLQTGSVPGVAQAAGPMGEAVEHSFSKMSDADIDAIATYVRTVPAVDGGSSQPRSAWGKPSTDVTRLRGVALSDGTLDPARLYLGNCATCHQAQGKGTPDGYYPPLLHNSTVGASNPGNLVQVILHGVERKTASNDVGMPAFATQLNDAQVAALTNYVTTQFGNPAATRVSDKDIAKLR; translated from the coding sequence GTGCTGAAAAAGACCTCTTTCTGGCTGCTGGCCGGTGCGTTGACCTGGCCCGTATTGGCGCAGGCCGACGATTCTGTGAGTCCGGTGAGCAGCAACGACACCGCGTTGATCAAGCGCGGCGAATACCTCGCCACGGCGGGCGATTGCATGGCCTGCCATAGCACCGTCAAGGGCAAACCGTTTGCCGGTGGCCTGCCGCTGAAAGTGCCGATGCTCGGCACGATCTATTCGAGCAACATTACACCGGACCCGCAAACCGGTATCGGCACATGGACGCTCGCGGATTTCGATCGCGCGGTGCGCAAAGGCGTCTCGAAGGACGGCCACAATCTGTATCCAGCCATGCCGTACGTGTCCTACGCGAAGGTGAGCGACGACGACGTGAAGGCGTTGTACGCGTACTTCCGTTTTGGCGTCGCACCGGTGAACGAGGCCACGCGCGCGAGCGACATTCCGTGGCCGCTCAACATGCGCTGGCCGCTGACGGTGTGGAACTGGGTGTTCCTGAAGAACGGCCCCTATGAAGCCAAGCCGAGCCAGAGCGTTGCATGGAATCGCGGCGCGTATCTCGTGCAAGGCCTTGCGCATTGCAGCACCTGCCACACGCCACGCGGCTTCGCGATGCAGGAGAAGGCGCTCGACGAAACCGGCAGCGGCTTCCTCGGCGGCTCGGTGCTGGCGGGTTGGGATGGCTACAACATCACGTCGTCGGTCAATAGCGGCATTGGCGGCTGGAGCCACGCGCAACTCGTGCAGTATCTGCAAACCGGCAGCGTGCCAGGCGTCGCGCAAGCGGCCGGTCCGATGGGCGAAGCGGTCGAGCACAGCTTCTCGAAGATGAGCGACGCGGATATCGACGCGATCGCCACTTACGTGCGCACGGTGCCGGCCGTGGACGGCGGCAGTTCGCAACCCCGCAGCGCCTGGGGCAAGCCGTCGACTGACGTCACGCGTTTGCGCGGCGTTGCACTGAGCGACGGCACGCTCGATCCGGCGCGCTTATACCTCGGCAACTGTGCGACGTGCCACCAGGCGCAAGGCAAGGGCACGCCGGATGGCTACTATCCGCCGCTGCTGCACAACTCGACGGTGGGTGCGTCCAATCCGGGCAACCTCGTGCAGGTCATCCTGCACGGCGTAGAGCGCAAAACCGCCAGCAACGATGTCGGCATGCCGGCCTTCGCCACGCAGTTGAACGATGCGCAGGTCGCCGCGCTGACGAACTACGTGACGACGCAATTCGGTAATCCGGCGGCCACGCGGGTGAGCGACAAGGACATCGCGAAGCTGCGTTAA